The proteins below come from a single Bordetella genomosp. 11 genomic window:
- a CDS encoding DUF6776 family protein: MFGRSQRAVFKPSVYQPGKRSRRMPRWLVLMLAGIVLGAGGVLFLQTNYGPQRLTVEQSEQLHGELSAANIDRQRLQGQVEELTQQRDAARATHDKLTADLAQARQQIQGLNKDLALFQDAVPPDPRGGPIGIRSATLSRQPGQLTYQVLVMRDKDTAGVPFKGTMEFAIEGRYPNGRSGTITPDALPIDMDRFDNLSGTLQLPDGFIARGVTIKVMDSAQKQQAMRIYYVRG; this comes from the coding sequence ATGTTCGGACGGTCGCAGCGCGCGGTTTTCAAACCTTCGGTTTATCAACCCGGAAAACGTTCGCGGCGCATGCCGCGCTGGCTGGTACTCATGCTGGCCGGTATTGTGCTGGGCGCCGGCGGCGTATTGTTCCTGCAAACCAACTATGGCCCGCAACGGCTTACGGTCGAGCAATCCGAACAGTTGCATGGCGAGCTCAGCGCCGCCAATATCGACCGCCAGCGCCTGCAAGGCCAGGTCGAGGAACTCACCCAGCAGCGTGACGCCGCGCGCGCCACGCACGACAAGCTGACGGCGGACCTGGCGCAGGCGCGCCAGCAGATCCAGGGCTTGAACAAGGATCTCGCGCTGTTCCAGGACGCCGTGCCGCCGGATCCCCGCGGCGGTCCCATCGGCATACGGTCGGCAACGCTGTCGCGCCAGCCCGGGCAACTTACTTACCAGGTGCTGGTCATGCGCGACAAGGACACGGCCGGTGTACCGTTCAAGGGCACCATGGAGTTCGCCATCGAAGGCCGTTATCCGAACGGCCGCAGCGGCACCATCACGCCGGATGCCTTGCCCATCGACATGGACCGCTTCGACAACCTTAGCGGCACGCTGCAATTGCCCGACGGATTCATCGCGCGCGGCGTCACCATCAAAGTGATGGACTCGGCGCAAAAGCAGCAGGCGATGCGTATCTACTACGTACGGGGCTGA
- the murU gene encoding N-acetylmuramate alpha-1-phosphate uridylyltransferase MurU — protein MRAMILAAGRGERMRPLTDTLPKPLLQAGGKPLIAWHIERLVAAGIKDIVINHAWLGDRLEAALGDGSAYGARLAYSREGTALETAGGIALALPLLGASPFLVINGDVWCDWDPAQAPALARDIDGVATLAWLLMVDNPEHHPAGDFLARPDGSLHPTEGLRLTFSGIGIYHPALFAGITPGAPARLGPLLAQAIARHTVRGGRHGGRWVDVGTPRRLADLDASLRGGDRA, from the coding sequence ATGCGCGCCATGATCCTGGCGGCAGGCCGTGGCGAGCGCATGCGGCCATTGACCGACACCCTGCCCAAGCCGCTGCTGCAGGCGGGCGGCAAGCCGCTGATCGCCTGGCATATCGAACGGCTGGTCGCGGCCGGCATAAAAGACATCGTCATCAACCACGCCTGGCTGGGGGATCGGCTGGAAGCGGCGCTGGGCGACGGCTCTGCCTACGGCGCCCGGCTGGCGTATTCCCGCGAAGGCACGGCGCTGGAGACGGCCGGCGGCATCGCCCTGGCCCTGCCGCTGCTCGGCGCGTCGCCTTTCCTGGTGATCAACGGCGATGTCTGGTGCGACTGGGACCCGGCACAGGCACCCGCCCTGGCGCGGGACATCGATGGCGTCGCGACGCTGGCGTGGTTGCTGATGGTCGATAACCCCGAACACCACCCTGCCGGCGACTTCCTGGCCAGGCCGGACGGCAGCCTGCATCCCACGGAAGGGCTACGCCTGACATTCTCCGGCATCGGCATTTACCACCCGGCCCTGTTTGCCGGCATAACGCCGGGTGCCCCCGCGCGCCTCGGTCCCTTGCTGGCGCAGGCCATCGCGCGGCACACGGTGCGCGGTGGACGCCACGGGGGGCGCTGGGTGGATGTCGGCACACCCCGGCGCCTGGCCGACCTGGATGCCAGCCTGCGGGGCGGCGACCGGGCCTGA
- a CDS encoding aminoglycoside phosphotransferase family protein, with product MSTSADSRLDALRHWLRGLPASLALQHDTLRPASSDASFRRYFRLDAGAGSVIVMDAPPGHEDTGPFLHVAGLLRDAGLNVPAILAQDQGQGFLLLSDLGPCTYYQRIQEGLDDATLQTLYRQALAALVRMQQASVRGLAQYDSGRLMTELELFPTWYVARHHGMTLDPASQEALQGVFSLLSTANGTQPSVLVHRDFHSPNLMATDGDRYGPNPGIIDFQDALAGPITYDLASLVTDARTTWEEPQQLDWAIRYWEMARAAGLPVAADFADFHRAYEWMGLQRNLRILGVFARLHHRDGKAGYLAHIPRVNTYVRQVAGRYGAFSPLLRLLDKLDDRQPTVGYTF from the coding sequence TTGTCCACCTCCGCCGATTCCCGCCTGGACGCGCTGCGCCATTGGCTGCGCGGCCTGCCCGCATCCCTGGCCCTGCAGCACGATACCTTGCGTCCCGCGTCCAGCGACGCCAGTTTTCGCCGTTACTTCCGGCTGGATGCCGGCGCCGGGTCCGTCATCGTCATGGATGCGCCGCCGGGCCATGAGGATACCGGCCCGTTCCTGCACGTCGCCGGCCTGCTGCGCGATGCCGGGCTGAATGTGCCCGCCATCCTGGCCCAGGACCAGGGACAGGGCTTCCTGCTGCTGTCCGACCTCGGTCCGTGCACATACTACCAGCGCATCCAGGAAGGGTTGGACGACGCGACGCTGCAAACGCTGTATCGGCAAGCCCTGGCCGCGCTGGTACGCATGCAGCAGGCATCCGTCCGCGGCCTCGCGCAGTACGACAGCGGCCGGCTCATGACGGAACTGGAACTGTTCCCCACCTGGTACGTCGCGCGGCATCACGGCATGACGCTGGACCCCGCCTCTCAAGAGGCATTGCAGGGCGTCTTCTCGCTGCTATCCACCGCCAACGGCACGCAACCGTCCGTGCTTGTGCATCGGGACTTCCACTCGCCCAACCTGATGGCAACCGATGGCGACCGCTACGGGCCAAACCCCGGCATTATCGATTTCCAGGATGCGCTGGCCGGCCCCATCACCTATGACCTGGCTTCGCTGGTGACCGACGCCCGCACCACCTGGGAAGAGCCGCAGCAACTGGACTGGGCCATCCGATACTGGGAAATGGCGCGCGCGGCGGGCTTGCCGGTAGCGGCGGATTTCGCCGATTTCCATCGTGCCTACGAGTGGATGGGGCTGCAGCGCAATCTGCGCATCCTGGGCGTATTCGCGCGCCTGCACCACCGCGACGGCAAAGCCGGTTACCTGGCGCACATACCCCGCGTCAACACCTACGTCCGTCAGGTGGCGGGCCGCTATGGCGCGTTCTCGCCCCTGCTGCGCCTGCTCGATAAACTGGACGACCGCCAGCCCACGGTGGGATACACCTTCTGA